In Streptomyces canus, one DNA window encodes the following:
- a CDS encoding carbohydrate ABC transporter permease, which yields MTPLTPVRTVRGLAAPVVLTLFCAAVLVPFLSLLLASVQPAGTPLTGLALPRHGIHLENFAHAWSRAGFGPLLRSSAVIALAVVPAAVLCATLAGYALATMDVPGGGKLYTYLLLGLSIPTEVTVIPLYYDLRALGLTNTVPGLALAEIAAFMPFGVFWMRAHFATMPRSLIEAARLDGASSWTTLWRVLMPSSRPAVTTLGVLYFVWSWNQFLLPLILIQDPRRRTAPAGLGFFTGQYGVDVPSLAAATLIVIAPVLAVYLFFQRHFINGVLSGALKG from the coding sequence GTGACGCCCCTCACACCCGTCCGCACCGTACGGGGCCTGGCCGCGCCTGTCGTGCTCACTCTGTTCTGCGCCGCCGTCCTCGTCCCGTTCCTGTCACTTCTGCTGGCCTCGGTACAGCCCGCCGGGACACCCCTGACCGGGCTGGCCCTGCCCCGGCACGGCATCCATCTGGAGAACTTCGCGCACGCCTGGTCACGGGCCGGGTTCGGACCGCTGCTGCGCTCCAGCGCGGTCATCGCCCTCGCGGTCGTCCCGGCCGCGGTCCTGTGCGCCACCCTCGCCGGGTACGCGCTGGCCACCATGGACGTCCCCGGCGGCGGAAAGCTGTACACATACCTGCTGCTGGGGCTGTCGATCCCGACCGAGGTCACCGTCATCCCGCTCTACTACGACCTGCGGGCGCTGGGGCTGACCAACACCGTGCCGGGCCTGGCGCTGGCGGAGATCGCCGCCTTCATGCCGTTCGGCGTGTTCTGGATGCGGGCGCACTTCGCGACCATGCCGCGCAGCCTCATCGAGGCCGCCCGGCTGGACGGCGCCTCGTCCTGGACCACGCTGTGGCGGGTCCTGATGCCCAGCTCCCGACCGGCCGTCACCACGCTCGGCGTCCTGTACTTCGTGTGGAGCTGGAACCAGTTCCTACTGCCGCTGATTCTCATCCAGGACCCGCGCAGGCGCACCGCTCCGGCCGGACTCGGCTTCTTCACCGGACAGTACGGCGTCGACGTGCCATCGCTCGCCGCGGCGACGCTCATCGTCATCGCCCCGGTCCTCGCCGTCTACCTGTTCTTCCAGCGGCACTTCATCAACGGCGTGCTCAGCGGCGCGCTCAAGGGCTAG
- a CDS encoding carbohydrate ABC transporter permease: MALTTHHPPPVPPGPARNRTGRHAGARRRRRRRATALLYVLPALLPYTLFAVLPALHTAYLSLFDWDGVTLPSFTGFANYRKVFSDPQLRAAAWHAGALVLFFSALPIFIGLVSAAIAARRSGRRGTAAVRTLLFLPQVVPLVAVAIIWRWVYAEDGTLNQLLRAVGLGRFADSWLGSFTWSLPAVGLIGTWVVAGLCMVLFLSGTQRIDQEIYEAARMDGAGPVREFWSITVPLLRPEIAVALSITVIAALSSFDLIYITTGGGPGNSTVVPGILIYRLAFGGGQVGLASALAVVLTAVISIAVLVINRLAREAP; this comes from the coding sequence ATGGCCCTCACCACCCACCATCCCCCGCCCGTGCCGCCCGGCCCCGCCCGCAACCGGACCGGGCGGCACGCCGGGGCCCGCCGGCGCAGGCGCCGCCGCGCGACGGCCCTGCTGTACGTGCTGCCGGCCCTGCTGCCGTACACGCTGTTCGCCGTGCTGCCCGCCCTGCACACCGCCTACCTGTCCCTGTTCGACTGGGACGGTGTGACCCTGCCGTCCTTCACCGGGTTCGCCAACTACCGCAAGGTCTTCAGCGATCCGCAACTGCGCGCGGCGGCCTGGCACGCGGGCGCCCTCGTCCTGTTCTTCTCCGCGCTGCCCATCTTCATCGGCCTGGTCTCGGCGGCCATCGCCGCCCGCCGCTCCGGCCGCCGCGGCACCGCCGCCGTCCGCACGCTGCTGTTCCTGCCGCAGGTCGTCCCGCTGGTCGCGGTCGCCATCATCTGGCGCTGGGTGTACGCCGAGGACGGCACCCTCAACCAGCTGCTCCGTGCGGTCGGCCTCGGCCGCTTCGCCGACTCGTGGCTGGGCAGCTTCACCTGGTCGCTGCCCGCCGTGGGACTGATCGGCACCTGGGTGGTGGCCGGGCTGTGCATGGTGCTGTTCCTGTCCGGCACACAACGCATCGACCAGGAGATCTACGAGGCCGCGCGGATGGACGGCGCAGGCCCGGTACGGGAGTTCTGGTCCATCACCGTGCCGCTGCTGCGGCCCGAGATCGCCGTCGCCCTGTCCATCACCGTGATCGCGGCACTGTCCAGCTTCGACCTGATCTACATCACCACCGGCGGCGGGCCGGGCAACAGCACCGTGGTGCCCGGCATCCTCATCTACCGTCTCGCCTTCGGCGGCGGCCAGGTGGGGCTGGCCAGCGCGCTCGCGGTGGTCCTGACGGCGGTCATCTCCATCGCCGTGCTGGTCATCAACCGTCTTGCCCGGGAGGCCCCGTGA
- a CDS encoding ABC transporter substrate-binding protein: MSHSRPRPPAYLPRRLFLAAAGTTLLAACGSSLTPGAKSAASPSASGPAATAIPTDKKITLVVADADDTTMTPALLAAFHAKHPNITFKRQYTGWDDYLKSINTTMSADTAPDIAQFVSGMNNLVKGRLLLDVGAYSTAYGWPDRFPGLDQITFTADGRTTGTGALYGVPGGLSFEGVYYNKAKVKKLGITVPPASIAELEAMFAKAKAAGETALVAGNLDGGLNHPFNVLLSVYMKPADRQAWAFGHKGAKITGAEAVAAAATLKRWMDKGYMTPKVNGVSDNDATAAFAKGTGVFRISGNWAAAAVAKGLGDNAGLFNAPPADKGGTLHTTGAGVYYCVSGNTKNAAAAAAFLEFCASAEAAPIIAESGFMAPDASSMPQQSGLIGDVGSGWQAIAKDSGLEPFIQNASTPTMPDTLTTQLQLLAGGKVGVEKFLANLQSNFDQYHA, translated from the coding sequence ATGAGCCACAGCCGCCCCCGTCCTCCGGCATACCTGCCCAGACGCCTCTTCCTCGCCGCCGCCGGAACAACTCTGCTCGCCGCATGCGGCAGTTCCCTCACCCCAGGGGCCAAGTCGGCCGCGAGCCCCAGCGCTTCCGGCCCCGCGGCGACCGCCATCCCGACCGACAAGAAGATCACCCTGGTGGTCGCCGACGCGGACGACACCACCATGACGCCCGCCCTGCTGGCAGCCTTTCACGCCAAGCACCCCAACATCACCTTCAAGCGCCAGTACACCGGCTGGGACGACTACCTCAAGAGCATCAACACGACGATGTCGGCGGACACCGCCCCCGACATCGCCCAGTTCGTGTCCGGCATGAACAACCTGGTCAAGGGCCGGCTCCTGCTCGACGTAGGCGCGTACAGCACGGCGTACGGCTGGCCGGACAGGTTTCCCGGCCTCGACCAGATCACCTTCACCGCCGATGGCCGCACCACCGGCACCGGCGCCCTGTACGGCGTGCCCGGCGGGCTGTCCTTCGAGGGCGTCTACTACAACAAGGCCAAGGTGAAGAAGCTCGGCATCACCGTTCCCCCCGCTTCCATCGCCGAGTTGGAGGCGATGTTCGCCAAGGCCAAGGCGGCCGGTGAGACCGCGCTCGTCGCGGGCAACCTCGACGGCGGCCTCAACCACCCCTTCAACGTGCTGCTGTCCGTCTACATGAAGCCGGCCGACCGGCAGGCCTGGGCGTTCGGCCACAAGGGCGCCAAGATCACTGGCGCGGAGGCCGTCGCCGCGGCCGCCACCCTCAAACGCTGGATGGACAAGGGCTACATGACGCCGAAGGTCAACGGCGTCAGCGACAACGACGCCACCGCCGCCTTCGCCAAGGGCACCGGCGTCTTCCGCATCAGCGGCAACTGGGCGGCGGCCGCGGTCGCCAAGGGCCTCGGCGACAACGCGGGTCTGTTCAACGCGCCGCCCGCCGACAAGGGCGGCACCCTGCACACCACCGGCGCCGGCGTGTACTACTGCGTCTCCGGCAACACGAAGAACGCCGCCGCGGCCGCCGCCTTCCTTGAGTTCTGCGCAAGCGCCGAGGCGGCGCCCATCATCGCCGAGTCCGGCTTCATGGCCCCCGACGCCTCCTCCATGCCACAGCAGAGCGGGCTGATCGGCGACGTCGGCAGCGGCTGGCAGGCGATCGCCAAGGACTCCGGCCTGGAACCGTTCATCCAGAACGCCTCCACGCCCACCATGCCGGACACGCTCACCACCCAGCTGCAACTACTGGCAGGCGGCAAGGTCGGCGTCGAGAAGTTCCTCGCCAACCTGCAGTCCAACTTCGACCAGTACCACGCCTGA
- a CDS encoding ROK family transcriptional regulator, protein MAFPHTQALWPLSGAAQPTAPSTPAVVAVADLRATNAAAVLAVVRSADPHPRLSELAQATSLSRPTVEAIVEELADCGLIEAAPALSARGQRSPGRPARRFRFRAHAGFVVGVDVRPRSVTACLADLDGEPVFVRRRTVRADLAGAARARTVTSLIQEAMAEAAIDPARVWAATVGTPGLVDRANARVRKADNLRTWADTDIAGILRDLLHCPVAVENDANLAALGEQWRGGDRARVAPRGGFERERTADGRRTREWSPEPPPGGGRSERPAEPSGDRPAAPAGLRATASVGERSQDRPSEPSGQGSGAAGGRMVDEMVFVLLGERLGAGVITGGRLLRGHHGAAGEIGFIRFPGPSGTRGSSAPLGSAGSPDDPGLEPLPAAVVAAAAAGEADAVAAVESYGRRLAQGIAPVLLALDPALIVIGTGQFPNPETAPAADLLLAAARRHARTLLVDPPHWRLSALGDDGVLTGAVRFALSSVEVVLRTRPTSLAARARE, encoded by the coding sequence GTGGCGTTCCCGCATACGCAGGCCCTCTGGCCGCTGAGCGGAGCCGCGCAGCCGACGGCACCGAGCACACCGGCGGTGGTCGCCGTGGCGGACCTGCGTGCGACGAACGCGGCGGCCGTGCTCGCCGTCGTACGCTCGGCCGACCCGCACCCACGACTGTCCGAACTCGCCCAGGCCACCAGCCTGTCGCGCCCCACGGTGGAGGCCATCGTCGAGGAACTGGCCGACTGCGGGTTGATCGAGGCCGCGCCCGCGTTGTCCGCGCGCGGCCAGCGCTCGCCGGGCCGCCCGGCCCGCCGTTTCCGCTTCCGCGCGCACGCCGGCTTTGTCGTCGGCGTCGACGTCCGTCCCCGCTCGGTCACCGCCTGCCTCGCCGACCTCGACGGCGAACCGGTCTTCGTGCGGCGCCGGACGGTGCGCGCCGATCTCGCGGGTGCGGCCCGCGCCCGCACCGTCACCTCGCTGATCCAGGAAGCCATGGCCGAGGCCGCAATCGACCCCGCCCGGGTCTGGGCGGCCACCGTCGGCACCCCCGGCCTGGTCGACCGGGCCAACGCCCGCGTACGCAAGGCCGACAACCTGCGTACCTGGGCCGACACCGACATCGCCGGCATCCTGCGCGACCTTCTGCACTGCCCGGTGGCCGTGGAGAACGACGCCAACCTCGCCGCACTCGGCGAGCAGTGGCGGGGGGGCGATCGGGCCCGTGTCGCGCCGCGAGGCGGTTTCGAACGCGAACGGACGGCCGACGGCCGACGGACCCGCGAGTGGTCGCCCGAGCCCCCTCCGGGTGGGGGGCGATCTGAACGGCCCGCGGAACCGTCCGGTGATCGCCCCGCAGCACCGGCCGGCCTACGCGCGACGGCATCGGTCGGTGAGCGGTCGCAGGACCGGCCTTCCGAACCGTCCGGTCAGGGAAGCGGCGCAGCGGGCGGCAGGATGGTCGACGAGATGGTGTTCGTGCTGCTCGGCGAGCGCCTCGGCGCTGGTGTCATCACCGGCGGCCGTTTGCTGCGGGGGCATCACGGGGCGGCCGGGGAGATCGGATTCATCCGCTTTCCGGGTCCGTCCGGTACCCGCGGCTCCTCTGCCCCGCTCGGCTCCGCTGGTTCGCCGGATGACCCCGGACTGGAACCCCTGCCCGCGGCCGTCGTCGCGGCTGCCGCGGCCGGTGAGGCGGACGCGGTCGCCGCCGTCGAGTCGTACGGCCGACGGCTCGCCCAAGGCATCGCTCCCGTACTGCTCGCCCTCGATCCGGCCCTGATCGTCATCGGAACCGGCCAGTTCCCGAACCCCGAGACCGCTCCGGCCGCCGACCTCCTGCTCGCCGCCGCCCGTCGGCACGCGCGGACACTGCTGGTCGACCCGCCGCACTGGCGGCTGTCCGCCCTCGGCGACGACGGCGTGCTGACCGGCGCGGTCCGCTTCGCCCTGTCGTCCGTCGAGGTCGTCCTGCGCACCCGTCCGACGAGCCTCGCCGCCCGGGCGCGGGAGTGA
- a CDS encoding winged helix-turn-helix domain-containing protein, with translation MAYQPSPSVAGSSLPPLSRPQLAEARRVRAVELFEDSVSNADIARAVGVCAESVRRWRRVWEQGGASALRRRAATGRPPKLDDAQVEMVRAALEQGAQAHGFEADLWTLERVGAVVTRATGVVLSRASVWRLLTGRLGWSLQRPERRAVERDDSEIARWIAHEWPRIKKGP, from the coding sequence GTGGCTTATCAACCTTCCCCTTCGGTTGCCGGCTCCTCCCTTCCTCCTTTGTCACGGCCTCAGTTGGCGGAGGCACGTCGTGTTCGGGCAGTCGAGTTGTTCGAGGACAGCGTTTCGAATGCGGACATCGCGAGGGCGGTAGGGGTGTGTGCCGAGAGCGTGCGGCGTTGGCGGCGGGTGTGGGAGCAAGGCGGTGCTTCGGCCCTGCGGCGACGGGCGGCTACCGGACGCCCACCCAAGCTGGACGACGCCCAAGTCGAGATGGTCCGGGCCGCGTTGGAGCAAGGCGCCCAGGCTCATGGTTTCGAGGCCGACCTGTGGACCCTGGAACGAGTCGGCGCGGTCGTCACCCGGGCAACGGGGGTGGTGTTGTCGAGGGCATCGGTGTGGCGGCTGCTGACCGGCCGGCTCGGATGGAGCCTGCAACGGCCCGAGCGGAGGGCTGTCGAGCGGGACGATTCGGAGATCGCCCGCTGGATCGCGCACGAGTGGCCGCGCATCAAAAAGGGGCCGTGA
- a CDS encoding transposase, which translates to MNTRAWIVFLDESGVFLLPQIRRTYSPRGRTPLLRHRLNWKRASMAGALGYHSTDPDRGAGLCFHLKPGSYDTAGLIEVLEQMKVFYRGERVVLVWDGLSAHWSRAMRAWVAEQDWLTLERLPAYAPELNPVELLWSSLKKRELANLAGDHLADVADATEQGIHRINANPRLPWSFLAHTGLTIRPPHPPNLRKDQ; encoded by the coding sequence GTGAACACACGTGCCTGGATCGTCTTCCTCGACGAATCAGGCGTCTTCCTGCTCCCTCAGATCCGCCGCACCTACTCGCCCCGTGGGCGGACTCCGCTCCTGCGGCACCGCCTGAACTGGAAGCGCGCGTCGATGGCGGGGGCCTTGGGCTACCACTCCACCGACCCCGATCGCGGGGCCGGCCTGTGCTTCCACCTCAAGCCCGGCAGCTACGACACCGCCGGACTCATCGAGGTCCTGGAGCAGATGAAGGTGTTCTACCGCGGCGAGCGAGTGGTCCTGGTCTGGGACGGCCTGTCCGCCCACTGGAGCCGGGCGATGCGGGCCTGGGTCGCCGAACAGGACTGGCTCACCCTGGAACGATTACCCGCCTACGCTCCCGAACTGAACCCGGTGGAACTCCTGTGGTCCTCGCTCAAGAAACGTGAACTCGCCAACCTCGCCGGCGACCACCTCGCCGATGTCGCCGACGCCACCGAGCAAGGCATCCACCGCATCAACGCCAACCCCCGACTGCCATGGTCATTCCTCGCCCATACCGGCCTGACCATCCGCCCACCACACCCACCGAACTTACGAAAAGATCAGTAG
- a CDS encoding alpha/beta hydrolase: MPMGYVATTALFAWCTFFAVVAPRRPRPLATLSFWFGLGLNEVPFVGIYVLVVSTTLAAAEGDLDSAGAKVTVAVAAVATVGLAVSAWRGLRTDQVVGRALEQGLGTGWRDRVHVPLRRHRPWTRILLLPALMRRRDVQRIPNIRYGDAGRRNLLDIYRSRDAPQNAPVLIYFHGGGYTSGAKNREARPLLYRLASQGWVCISANYRLRPQTTFPGHQIDAKKVIAWVREHAPEYGAAPSGLFVAGSSAGSNLAALCALTPNDPVFQPGFESADTSVTAAICLYGYYGHYFGDPPDEPPPPLQPQGYIHPGAPPFLIAHGTKDALATVEGARNFVDQLRRTSDSTVVYAELPGGQHAFDVFHSPRFEAVVDGVEAFTAWVLAAPQRTPDPTP, from the coding sequence ATGCCGATGGGATACGTGGCGACGACCGCGCTCTTCGCCTGGTGCACTTTCTTCGCCGTTGTCGCGCCACGCCGGCCCCGGCCACTGGCGACCCTGAGTTTCTGGTTCGGCCTGGGCCTCAACGAGGTGCCGTTCGTGGGCATCTACGTCCTGGTGGTCTCCACAACACTGGCCGCCGCAGAGGGTGATCTGGATTCGGCGGGAGCCAAAGTGACGGTCGCGGTGGCCGCCGTCGCCACCGTCGGCCTTGCTGTCTCCGCCTGGCGGGGCCTGCGCACAGATCAGGTGGTCGGGCGGGCTCTTGAGCAGGGCCTCGGGACCGGCTGGCGGGATCGTGTGCACGTACCGCTGCGCCGCCACCGGCCCTGGACCCGCATCCTGCTGCTGCCGGCCCTGATGCGGCGGCGTGACGTGCAGCGGATCCCCAACATCCGCTACGGGGACGCCGGGCGCCGGAACCTCCTCGACATCTACCGCAGCCGCGACGCGCCGCAGAACGCGCCGGTCCTCATCTACTTCCACGGTGGCGGCTACACCAGCGGAGCGAAGAACCGTGAGGCGCGGCCCCTGCTGTACCGGCTCGCCAGCCAGGGGTGGGTATGCATCAGCGCCAACTACCGGCTGCGGCCCCAGACCACTTTCCCCGGCCATCAGATCGACGCCAAGAAGGTCATCGCCTGGGTCCGCGAGCACGCCCCCGAGTACGGCGCCGCTCCGTCGGGGCTGTTCGTGGCGGGTAGCTCCGCCGGCTCCAACCTGGCGGCCCTGTGCGCGCTCACGCCGAACGACCCGGTGTTCCAGCCCGGATTCGAGTCGGCCGACACCTCGGTCACCGCGGCGATCTGCCTCTACGGCTACTACGGCCACTACTTCGGCGATCCGCCGGACGAGCCGCCGCCCCCGCTCCAGCCACAGGGATACATCCACCCCGGTGCGCCGCCGTTCCTCATCGCCCACGGCACCAAGGACGCGCTGGCGACCGTCGAGGGCGCCCGGAACTTCGTCGACCAGCTGCGCCGCACCTCTGACAGCACCGTCGTCTACGCCGAACTGCCCGGCGGGCAGCACGCGTTCGACGTTTTCCACTCCCCGCGCTTCGAGGCAGTCGTGGACGGCGTCGAAGCCTTCACCGCCTGGGTCCTGGCCGCTCCGCAGCGCACTCCCGACCCAACCCCCTAG
- a CDS encoding transposase family protein translates to MKKANSTVEGPDGLVYTARLPPSSATLNWLADLIRGHLKKIGSRWRALPAGKIAGIVLAVLRCDQRPGDLAGGNGIHRTTVARWVWEVVGLLAARAPRLERALKKIARTGGGVVLLDGTLIRTRRRTGTQNRKNYSGKSKCHALLVIALTDDRGRLLWASAARPGRTSEITACRHDQLTAKLRAAGLGAIADLGFIGPDDSDPDADTCRGVVRVGYASRPAVLLLSA, encoded by the coding sequence GTGAAGAAAGCCAACAGCACCGTCGAAGGCCCTGACGGACTTGTCTACACCGCCCGCCTGCCGCCGTCGAGCGCCACCCTGAATTGGCTCGCCGACCTGATCCGTGGCCATCTGAAGAAGATCGGCTCCAGGTGGCGGGCCCTGCCCGCGGGGAAGATCGCGGGCATCGTGCTGGCGGTACTGCGCTGTGACCAGCGGCCGGGCGACCTGGCCGGCGGCAACGGGATACACCGCACCACTGTCGCCCGGTGGGTGTGGGAAGTCGTCGGCCTGCTGGCCGCCCGCGCTCCACGCCTGGAGAGGGCCCTGAAGAAGATCGCCCGAACGGGCGGTGGGGTGGTCCTGCTGGACGGCACGCTGATCCGCACCCGACGCCGCACCGGGACACAGAACCGGAAGAACTACTCCGGCAAGAGCAAATGCCATGCCCTGCTCGTGATCGCACTCACCGACGACAGAGGCCGACTGCTCTGGGCCTCCGCGGCCCGGCCCGGGCGGACCTCGGAGATCACCGCTTGCCGACACGACCAGCTCACCGCCAAGCTGCGGGCAGCCGGCCTCGGCGCCATCGCCGACCTGGGATTCATCGGACCCGACGACAGCGATCCCGACGCCGACACCTGTCGTGGTGTCGTCCGCGTGGGGTACGCCTCGCGGCCGGCGGTCCTGCTGCTCTCTGCCTGA
- a CDS encoding WD40 repeat domain-containing protein, protein MGHTGHVTASAFSPDSRLFATGGLDGHLRLRTLPTAMPGQRRVT, encoded by the coding sequence ATCGGCCACACCGGCCACGTCACGGCATCCGCGTTCTCACCGGACAGCAGACTCTTCGCCACGGGCGGCCTTGACGGCCATCTGCGTCTCCGCACCCTGCCTACAGCAATGCCGGGTCAGCGGCGGGTGACCTGA
- a CDS encoding nuclear transport factor 2 family protein, with protein sequence MSQQSRSIVQNAWKAFASHDADRISAVFTEDAEWLAPPGNATAMWLDAPSHMVGRKAIVRFLAEDFPRLFVRDVTVTFHEFHADGERVVVEETMTATLANGNHYANDYCFVFELRDELIHRVREYMDTARGHRRVFGEVPS encoded by the coding sequence ATGTCACAGCAGAGCCGCAGCATCGTCCAGAACGCTTGGAAGGCGTTCGCCAGCCACGACGCTGACCGCATCTCCGCGGTCTTCACCGAGGACGCCGAGTGGCTCGCGCCGCCAGGCAACGCTACTGCCATGTGGCTGGATGCCCCCAGCCACATGGTCGGCAGGAAGGCGATCGTGCGCTTCCTCGCTGAGGATTTCCCCCGCTTGTTCGTGCGCGACGTCACAGTCACCTTCCACGAGTTCCACGCCGACGGCGAGCGGGTGGTCGTGGAGGAGACCATGACGGCGACTCTGGCCAACGGCAACCACTACGCCAACGACTACTGCTTCGTTTTCGAGCTCCGGGACGAGCTGATCCACCGGGTGCGCGAATACATGGACACAGCCCGCGGGCACCGTAGGGTCTTCGGAGAGGTTCCGTCGTAG
- a CDS encoding peptidase E, which translates to MSVVPERRLALLGGGFSTDDDGLLDDWVLDQVPVPRPRVCFIPTASGDAPAYIEQFFGAYQSRSCEPSVLHLFRREFDDDALRTFLLSQDVVYVGGGNTANMLAVWRAHGVDRLLREAFDRGTLLCGISAGANCWAEGSHTDSFGPLTHLSDGLGLLSGSVCPHYDSEPGRRLSYQAAVADRALPAGWAVEDGVGALFTGGLLTDSVTRTPQACLYRVEPGKDGGVDEQAMQCRLLVAAQQPTSTA; encoded by the coding sequence GTGTCTGTCGTTCCGGAACGTCGTTTGGCTCTCCTTGGAGGCGGCTTCTCCACCGACGACGATGGGCTGCTGGATGACTGGGTGCTCGATCAGGTGCCCGTTCCTCGCCCCAGGGTGTGCTTCATTCCGACAGCCAGTGGCGACGCCCCCGCCTACATCGAGCAGTTCTTCGGGGCGTACCAGTCACGTTCCTGCGAGCCCAGCGTCTTGCATCTCTTTCGGCGGGAGTTCGATGACGACGCCCTGCGCACGTTCCTGCTCTCTCAAGACGTCGTGTATGTAGGTGGGGGTAACACCGCGAACATGCTGGCGGTCTGGCGCGCGCACGGCGTGGACCGGCTACTTCGCGAGGCCTTCGACCGGGGGACCTTGCTGTGCGGCATCAGCGCTGGTGCCAACTGCTGGGCCGAGGGCTCGCACACCGACTCTTTCGGGCCGCTGACTCACCTCTCGGACGGGCTGGGCCTGTTGTCCGGCTCGGTCTGCCCGCACTACGACAGTGAGCCCGGCCGGCGATTGTCCTATCAGGCAGCCGTGGCAGACCGCGCGCTTCCGGCCGGCTGGGCAGTCGAGGACGGTGTCGGCGCCCTCTTCACGGGCGGTCTGCTGACGGACTCCGTGACGCGTACGCCTCAGGCCTGTTTGTATCGGGTAGAGCCCGGCAAGGATGGCGGAGTCGACGAGCAGGCCATGCAGTGTCGCCTGCTCGTCGCAGCACAACAGCCCACTTCAACCGCGTGA
- a CDS encoding class I SAM-dependent methyltransferase — MLQSEIWDDQAAQSYDTPGTGMFASEVLEPTVDRLVELTGGGRALEFAIGTGRVAVPLAERGVSVSGIELSKPMLDQLRTKADDTAISVVVGDMATARVPGEFQLVYLVYNGISVLLTQAEQVACFRNAARHLAPGGRFVVELWVPELRKLPPGQQGVVFGSAPGYIGLDTYDVLRQQVVSHHFGFDADGGREARLFCSPHRLCCAIRSGGESVAESFESAGAGAVEGPVVQWASSLITLSAVAEKACWRRTFGRPR; from the coding sequence ATGCTTCAAAGTGAGATTTGGGATGACCAGGCCGCTCAGAGCTATGACACCCCTGGGACCGGCATGTTCGCATCGGAGGTGCTGGAGCCAACGGTTGACCGCCTGGTGGAGCTCACCGGGGGCGGGCGGGCGCTGGAGTTCGCTATCGGGACCGGGCGGGTGGCAGTGCCACTCGCGGAACGCGGAGTCTCGGTCAGTGGCATCGAGCTGTCGAAGCCGATGCTCGATCAGCTCCGCACCAAAGCAGACGACACGGCCATCTCGGTCGTCGTCGGCGACATGGCCACTGCGCGAGTCCCGGGCGAGTTCCAGCTCGTCTACCTCGTCTACAACGGCATCTCGGTCCTGCTCACGCAGGCTGAGCAGGTTGCCTGTTTCCGAAATGCCGCACGCCACCTTGCGCCGGGTGGGCGGTTCGTCGTCGAGCTGTGGGTCCCCGAGCTCCGCAAGTTGCCGCCAGGTCAGCAGGGCGTGGTCTTTGGGTCGGCGCCGGGCTATATCGGGCTCGACACCTACGATGTCCTGCGCCAGCAGGTCGTTTCTCACCACTTCGGGTTCGATGCCGACGGTGGCCGTGAGGCCCGTCTGTTTTGCAGCCCACACCGACTCTGCTGCGCAATTCGTTCAGGCGGAGAGTCTGTAGCTGAGTCGTTCGAGTCTGCTGGTGCGGGGGCGGTTGAGGGGCCTGTGGTCCAGTGGGCGTCGAGCCTGATCACGTTGAGTGCGGTGGCGGAGAAGGCGTGTTGGAGGCGGACTTTCGGCAGGCCGCGGTAG